Proteins co-encoded in one Ponticoccus alexandrii genomic window:
- a CDS encoding copper chaperone PCu(A)C encodes MKHTVMLTGLMAVLGMPVAAEIVVKDAYARSSNAMAGAAFMAIENTGPEDDRLIGAASDAAQRVELHTHRDMGGGVMKMLHVEEGFALPAGETHMLMRGGDHVMLMGLNGAMEQGDTVTVTLTFEKAGEQVVEIPVDLERKPDHSGHGGHAGH; translated from the coding sequence ATGAAACACACCGTTATGCTCACCGGCCTGATGGCCGTCCTTGGCATGCCCGTCGCCGCCGAGATCGTCGTCAAGGACGCCTATGCGCGGTCGTCCAATGCCATGGCGGGCGCCGCCTTCATGGCGATCGAGAACACCGGCCCCGAGGATGACCGCCTGATCGGCGCCGCCTCGGACGCGGCGCAGCGCGTCGAATTGCACACCCACCGCGATATGGGCGGCGGGGTGATGAAGATGCTGCATGTCGAAGAGGGCTTTGCCCTGCCCGCAGGCGAAACGCATATGCTGATGCGCGGCGGCGATCACGTCATGCTGATGGGGCTGAACGGCGCCATGGAGCAGGGCGATACGGTCACCGTGACGCTGACCTTCGAGAAAGCCGGCGAGCAGGTCGTCGAGATCCCCGTCGACCTCGAGCGCAAGCCCGATCATTCGGGCCACGGCGGTCACGCCGGCCACTGA